In the genome of Candidatus Saccharibacteria bacterium oral taxon 488, one region contains:
- the aspS gene encoding aspartate--tRNA ligase codes for MKKRVLAIHTPDRVGEVITVAGWVHSRRDHGGLIFIDLRDHTGLVQLVINPERAEAFRLAESLRDEFVIRASGVVTERGEGLKNPNIASGDVEIVVENLEILNRAETLPIQPFAEENQAGEDLRFKYRYLDLRRPKMQQILKKRAEMYRRMHQYMDERQFIEIQTPILANSSPEGARDFLIPSRLQEGKFYALPQAPQQFKQLLIVGGVPRYYQLAACFRDEDPRADRLYGEFYQLDLEMSFVEDGEEVRQEVEPLMCQLATDFAGKELLDLSGLAVGDGSPIPRISYRDAMETYGSDKPDLRFGMELIELTDVFANTEFGVFKNAECIKAICVKNGASLSRKQIDQFTDIAKSEGAGGLAYITYQDGEAKSPIAKFLSKIELSSIQQKTGAVDGDAVFFGADTRSVVNAVLGRLRNEFAAHFNLKDPSVVAFAWIIDFPFYEWDDHGKKLDFGHNPFGMPKGGIEALESAKTDADKLAIVADQFDMVMNGYEICSGGVRNHNPAVLYKVFDLLGFSESYVEEKFGAMLNAFKYGAPPHAGCAFGVDRILMELIDETNVRETLAFPKNGSGVDVMMDSPSTVDPAQIKELGL; via the coding sequence ATGAAAAAGAGAGTTTTGGCGATACATACCCCTGATAGGGTTGGTGAAGTGATTACAGTGGCTGGCTGGGTGCATTCCCGGCGCGATCACGGCGGGCTGATTTTTATTGACCTACGCGACCATACTGGCTTGGTGCAGCTGGTTATTAATCCTGAGCGCGCGGAAGCGTTTCGTTTGGCGGAGAGCTTGCGCGATGAGTTTGTGATTCGTGCTAGCGGCGTGGTGACGGAGCGCGGCGAAGGTTTGAAAAACCCAAATATTGCCAGCGGTGATGTGGAAATTGTGGTGGAAAATTTGGAAATTCTCAACCGAGCCGAGACCTTGCCAATCCAGCCGTTTGCCGAGGAGAATCAGGCAGGTGAGGACTTACGTTTTAAGTATCGTTACCTCGACCTGCGCCGCCCAAAGATGCAACAGATACTGAAAAAGCGCGCCGAAATGTACCGCCGGATGCATCAGTATATGGACGAGCGCCAATTCATCGAAATTCAAACGCCGATTTTGGCAAATTCCAGCCCTGAGGGCGCGCGCGATTTCCTGATCCCAAGTCGTTTGCAAGAGGGCAAGTTTTACGCGCTGCCGCAAGCACCGCAGCAGTTCAAGCAATTGCTGATAGTTGGCGGCGTGCCGCGATATTATCAGTTGGCGGCGTGTTTCCGCGACGAAGATCCGCGAGCCGATCGGTTGTATGGCGAGTTTTATCAGCTGGATCTGGAGATGAGCTTCGTTGAGGACGGCGAGGAGGTTCGCCAGGAAGTTGAGCCGCTGATGTGTCAGTTAGCGACTGATTTTGCAGGCAAGGAATTGCTGGATTTGAGTGGTCTCGCGGTCGGTGACGGCAGTCCAATTCCGCGCATTTCCTACCGCGACGCCATGGAGACATATGGCTCGGACAAGCCGGACCTGCGCTTCGGTATGGAGCTGATTGAACTAACCGATGTCTTTGCTAACACCGAATTTGGTGTGTTCAAGAACGCCGAGTGTATAAAGGCGATTTGTGTTAAAAATGGCGCCAGTCTTAGCCGTAAGCAAATTGACCAATTCACTGACATTGCCAAGAGCGAGGGGGCGGGCGGTTTGGCGTACATCACCTACCAAGACGGCGAAGCGAAATCGCCAATTGCTAAGTTCTTGAGTAAAATAGAGCTGTCTTCAATCCAACAAAAAACTGGTGCAGTTGATGGTGATGCAGTTTTCTTCGGTGCCGACACTCGCTCAGTCGTCAACGCCGTGCTTGGCCGTCTGCGAAACGAATTTGCCGCCCATTTCAACCTGAAAGACCCGAGCGTGGTAGCGTTTGCTTGGATTATCGATTTTCCATTCTATGAATGGGACGACCACGGCAAGAAGCTTGATTTTGGACACAACCCATTTGGTATGCCAAAGGGCGGTATAGAGGCGCTGGAGTCGGCGAAGACTGACGCCGACAAGCTCGCCATCGTGGCTGACCAATTCGACATGGTGATGAACGGCTATGAAATCTGCTCCGGCGGTGTGCGCAACCACAACCCAGCGGTGCTATACAAAGTATTCGATTTGCTCGGCTTTAGCGAAAGCTACGTCGAGGAAAAGTTTGGGGCCATGCTAAACGCCTTCAAATACGGCGCACCACCGCACGCTGGCTGTGCCT
- the ruvB gene encoding Holliday junction branch migration DNA helicase RuvB, with amino-acid sequence MAIQRIVDTSPHDDDAEEQRIEISLRPQSFSEYVGQERLKRNLRLAIEAAKKRGEPLDHVLLYGPPGLGKTTMATVIANEMGTNLRITSGPAIEKAGDLASILTNLADGDILFIDEIHRLGRAVEEILYSAMEDFKLDIVIGKGPAARSIRLDLPRFTVIGATTRTGSLAAPLRDRFGHIYRLEFYEPEDIAKIVTRSAAILESSIRHEAANLLSTRARLTPRIANRLLKRVRDYADVNGDGIIDVKTTTSALEMLEVDELGLDPADRNLLQSILENYGDNPVGLTTIAALTGDEATTIEDFYEPYLLQIGFIERTPRGRRVTPKAKKHINML; translated from the coding sequence ATGGCAATTCAAAGAATAGTTGATACCAGTCCGCACGATGATGATGCTGAGGAGCAGCGAATTGAAATCAGTCTGCGCCCGCAGAGCTTTAGTGAGTATGTTGGTCAGGAGCGCTTGAAGCGCAACCTGCGCTTGGCAATTGAGGCGGCAAAGAAGCGTGGTGAGCCACTGGATCATGTACTACTCTACGGTCCACCAGGACTAGGCAAGACGACCATGGCGACGGTGATCGCCAATGAGATGGGCACGAATTTGCGCATTACCAGCGGTCCGGCCATTGAGAAAGCGGGCGATTTGGCGTCGATTTTGACCAACCTAGCGGACGGCGATATTTTGTTTATCGATGAGATCCATCGACTCGGTCGGGCGGTGGAGGAGATTTTGTATTCGGCCATGGAAGATTTCAAGCTGGATATCGTCATCGGCAAAGGCCCGGCGGCCCGGTCGATTCGACTGGACTTGCCGCGGTTTACGGTCATCGGTGCGACGACGCGGACGGGCAGTTTGGCGGCGCCGCTGCGCGATCGCTTCGGGCATATTTATCGCTTGGAATTTTATGAGCCAGAGGATATCGCTAAGATTGTGACGCGGAGCGCAGCCATTCTGGAGTCGTCGATTCGGCATGAAGCGGCGAACTTGTTGTCGACACGGGCTCGCTTGACGCCGCGCATCGCCAATCGCCTGCTCAAGCGCGTGCGCGACTATGCCGACGTCAACGGCGATGGCATAATTGATGTGAAAACGACAACGAGTGCTTTGGAAATGCTGGAGGTGGATGAGTTGGGATTAGACCCAGCCGACCGTAATTTACTACAATCAATCCTGGAAAATTATGGCGATAATCCGGTGGGACTAACGACCATTGCTGCTCTGACAGGCGACGAAGCAACGACGATCGAGGATTTTTATGAGCCGTATTTACTACAAATCGGCTTCATTGAGCGCACGCCGCGCGGCCGGCGGGTGACGCCAAAGGCGAAAAAACACATCAATATGCTATAA
- a CDS encoding DUF262 domain-containing protein yields MEDTKFSLNQTPISTILAWVESGAIAIPEIQRPFVWMSWQVRDLMDSLYQGYPVGYIITWQNPDVKLKDGSTSQGKRILIDGQQRITALRAAISGLDVIDKKYKKKRIAISFNPLTEEFRTRTVSTIRGKEWISDIAEVMVNGYDTLTFVEEYAEKNPSLTRQEVNTRLNRLIQIKNKQIGEIQLSPSLDINIVNEIFVRINASGVNLSNADFAMSKIAVYENEPGDEMGMKLRKFIDYFAHLSVAPEQFDIIKENDTEFAKTDYFTKISWLKNETDDLYDPSYNDIIRVVGLTQFARGKLGDIVALLSGRNFETRQDEKEIADESFRKLEKGLYQFTNENKFKHFVQNILRGSGYDEPSMLIARNAVNYAYAMYLRLFDIGENHAEANSLVRRLLAISLLTGRHSGSFETKFEQDIKRIQNPGDLAKFVATLEKQELSDIFWDSTLVDELDKPTINNPFWHMFVAAQNKLLKQGFLSKNNIARDLATDDVHHIFPKNYLVKHGYDKTKYNRIANFVHLRNDINISVGDLAPRDYLSDILSSKNDHHSDITGEDELKSNFSDNAIPILLMKAVAVDYEEFLKQRQRLMAKMLKEYYRSL; encoded by the coding sequence ATGGAAGATACAAAATTTTCTCTTAATCAAACACCAATTAGTACTATTCTGGCCTGGGTAGAAAGCGGTGCAATTGCTATTCCGGAGATCCAGCGGCCGTTTGTATGGATGAGTTGGCAGGTACGCGATTTGATGGATTCGTTATATCAAGGCTATCCAGTCGGCTATATCATTACTTGGCAAAACCCAGACGTGAAGCTGAAGGATGGGTCGACGTCGCAGGGCAAGCGTATTTTGATTGATGGCCAGCAACGTATCACTGCACTCAGGGCAGCGATTAGCGGGCTTGATGTGATAGATAAAAAATATAAGAAAAAACGGATTGCTATATCGTTTAATCCGCTGACTGAGGAGTTTCGTACTCGTACAGTTTCAACTATTCGCGGTAAAGAATGGATTAGCGATATTGCTGAAGTGATGGTAAACGGCTATGATACGCTGACGTTTGTTGAAGAATATGCAGAAAAAAATCCGTCGTTAACGCGCCAAGAGGTTAATACGCGACTTAACCGTTTGATCCAGATTAAAAATAAGCAAATTGGTGAAATCCAGCTTAGTCCGTCTTTGGATATCAATATAGTAAATGAAATATTTGTCCGAATTAATGCTAGCGGTGTTAATCTTAGTAATGCCGATTTTGCGATGAGTAAAATTGCGGTTTATGAGAACGAGCCGGGTGATGAAATGGGCATGAAACTTCGTAAATTTATTGATTATTTTGCACATCTATCGGTTGCCCCCGAGCAGTTTGACATTATTAAGGAAAACGATACAGAATTTGCTAAAACTGATTATTTTACGAAAATATCTTGGCTTAAAAATGAAACAGATGACCTATATGATCCATCGTATAATGATATTATTCGGGTTGTTGGTTTGACGCAGTTTGCAAGGGGTAAACTTGGCGATATCGTGGCATTGCTTTCGGGTCGTAATTTTGAAACTCGCCAGGATGAAAAAGAAATTGCTGACGAGTCCTTCCGAAAGCTTGAGAAGGGTTTGTACCAATTTACAAACGAAAATAAATTTAAGCATTTTGTACAAAACATTTTGCGCGGCAGCGGTTATGACGAACCCAGTATGTTGATTGCTCGCAATGCAGTTAATTACGCCTATGCAATGTACCTGCGGCTATTTGATATTGGCGAAAATCATGCCGAAGCTAATTCGCTAGTTCGTAGATTGCTGGCAATTTCGTTACTGACTGGTCGCCATTCCGGCAGTTTTGAAACTAAGTTTGAGCAGGATATTAAACGGATTCAAAATCCTGGAGATTTGGCTAAATTTGTTGCTACGCTGGAAAAGCAGGAGTTGTCTGATATATTTTGGGACTCAACATTGGTTGATGAGCTTGATAAGCCGACGATAAATAATCCGTTTTGGCACATGTTTGTTGCGGCGCAGAATAAATTACTGAAGCAAGGATTCTTGTCGAAAAATAATATTGCCAGAGACTTGGCGACTGATGACGTGCATCACATTTTTCCTAAAAATTATTTAGTTAAGCATGGTTATGATAAAACTAAATACAATAGAATTGCTAATTTTGTACATCTGCGCAATGATATAAATATTTCAGTCGGAGATTTAGCCCCTCGCGATTACTTAAGCGATATTTTAAGTAGTAAAAATGACCATCACAGTGATATTACTGGCGAGGATGAACTAAAAAGCAACTTTAGTGACAATGCAATTCCAATTTTATTAATGAAGGCGGTGGCCGTTGATTATGAAGAATTTTTAAAACAGCGGCAGCGACTGATGGCTAAGATGCTAAAAGAATATTACAGGAGCTTATAA
- the ruvA gene encoding Holliday junction branch migration protein RuvA produces MIAHLSGTIAEKFGAGSIVIDVHGVGYEVSVSAGDFEAVALDQDAKFYTYHHVREQAEELFGFSSLAAKKLFEMLITVQGVGPKAALAILSLGDAEHVRNAIANADSAFIQQAAGVGKKTAERVVVDLSDKVGLPTQYGRAAAPVQTELNTSDEALEALMALGYTLADATKALENVDVNLPTAQRVTEALKK; encoded by the coding sequence GTGATCGCCCACCTCTCTGGCACGATCGCTGAAAAGTTTGGTGCGGGCAGCATCGTGATTGACGTTCACGGCGTCGGTTATGAAGTCAGCGTATCGGCTGGTGATTTCGAGGCGGTGGCGCTGGATCAAGACGCTAAGTTTTACACCTATCATCATGTGCGCGAGCAGGCGGAAGAATTGTTTGGCTTCTCGAGCCTGGCGGCAAAGAAACTGTTTGAAATGCTGATCACCGTTCAGGGCGTTGGACCAAAGGCCGCATTGGCCATTCTCAGTCTTGGCGATGCTGAGCACGTCCGTAACGCCATCGCCAATGCCGACAGTGCCTTTATACAACAAGCTGCTGGTGTTGGCAAAAAAACCGCTGAGCGTGTGGTGGTTGATCTGAGCGATAAAGTCGGCCTACCGACGCAGTACGGCCGAGCAGCTGCGCCAGTCCAGACTGAATTGAATACTTCCGACGAAGCGTTGGAGGCGCTGATGGCGCTGGGCTACACCTTGGCTGACGCTACCAAGGCGCTAGAGAACGTTGATGTCAATCTGCCAACAGCGCAGCGGGTGACCGAGGCGCTGAAGAAGTAG